One window of the Sander lucioperca isolate FBNREF2018 chromosome 5, SLUC_FBN_1.2, whole genome shotgun sequence genome contains the following:
- the si:ch211-132b12.7 gene encoding CLOCK-interacting pacemaker isoform X2 has product MQKEQPCLRESGPCATSSKNAKNKSNSMILLAIRGTKDADDSSGTGSRCSSEKDSGYSDGSDWHQTDVEDHRGNKSQSRGSEHAETSQPGQNKDIGQGNPGNPTLMPAGRELPPIYINNNMVLKQPDMIQKRGQLPWRNENRETSSSGAAHIIIFQQPSLLPATLEHQKPLSQMSNVTGKKINGTYLPILNSYARIAPHPSKKPLDTFSWNDESQNLSKRVCTEHKSDDTPVTRSLPEQHLYKQSKLAVLMSELPCSSSTRDIQSSSSPTTVPSSQSSPSGTGLYTTSSILTTRDLPRNSTTNTRHRRFLNTVEILRQSGLLDITLRTQELLRQSNATERNIAQLRQHTELLYQAASNPSGSLSGITAWQHLQRAMAESGSYPSLKILQNVQILCHPDSSSQPVSISTGKANGPQAAESSEVPPSRLLTTLPDPNSEQGRELKGGDKSSENVTFMLPDSSTG; this is encoded by the exons ATGCAGAAGGAACAACCTTGCTTGCGCGAGAGCGGCCCTTGTGCTACATCCAGCAAGAATGCTAAAAATAAGAGCAACAGTATGATTCTGCTGGCAATACGTGGTACTAAAGACGCAGACGACTCCAGTGGTACGGGCTCCCGCTGCAGTTCAGAAAAAGACTCTGGTTACTCTG ACGGCTCAGACTGGCACCAGACAGATGTGGAGGACCATCGGGGCAACAAAAGCCAGTCCAGAGGCAGCGAGCATGCAGAAACGTCACAGCCAGGTCAAAACAAAGACATTGGGCAAGGGAATCCTGGGAATCCTACCCTGATGCCAGCAGGCCGCGAGCTTCCACCCAtctacatcaacaacaacatggTGCTTAAGCAG CCGGATATGATCCAGAAAAGAGGCCAGCTACCTTGGAGAAATGAAAACAGGGAAACCAGCAGTTCTGGTGCTGCccatattattattttccagCAGCCTAGTTTGTTGCCGGCCACCCTCGAGCACCAAAAGCCCTTGTCCCAGATGTCCAATGTCACAGggaagaaaataaatggcacttATCTGCCCATTCTCAACTCCTACGCACGGATTGCACCACACCCCAGCAAGAAGCCACTTGATACATTTTCATGGAATGATGAATCCCAGAACCTGAGCAAGAGGGTATGCACAGAACACAAGAGTGATGACACACCTGTGACCAGGAGTCTACCTGAGCAGCACCTTTATAAGCAATCCAAATTAGCAGTCTTAATGTCTGAGCTGccttgttcctcttcaaccagAGATATTCAGTCGTCCTCCAGTCCTACTACTGTCCCCTCGAGCCAAAGCTCCCCATCTGGGACTGGTCTGTACACTACATCCTCCATCCTCACAACCAGAGATCTTCCAAGAAACAGCACCACCAATACTCGCCATCGCCGTTTCCTCAACACAGTAGAAATTCTCAGACAATCAGGTCTGCTGGACATTACACTGCGCACGCAGGAACTGCTGCGCCAGAGTAACGCCACAGAGCGGAACATTGCCCAGCTCCGCCAACACACAGAGCTACTGTACCAGGCTGCCAGCAACCCCAGCGGCAGCCTGAGCGGTATCACAGCCTGGCAACATCTGCAACGAGCCATGGCCGAGTCTGGCAGCTACCCCAGCCTTAAAATCCTGCAAAATGTACAAATCCTGTGTCATCCAGATTCTTCCAGTCAACCAGTGAGTATTTCCACAGGTAAAGCCAATGGGCCACAAGCTGCAGAGAGCTCCGAGGTGCCACCATCTCGCCTTCTCACTACTCTACCTGACCCAAACTCAGAACAAGGCAGGGAGCTCAAGGGCGGAGATAAATCTTCAGAGAACGTCACCTTTATGCTTCCTGACAGTTCTACCGGTTAG
- the si:ch211-132b12.7 gene encoding CLOCK-interacting pacemaker isoform X1, with translation MFYLFLIFFTFILHFVITSNGGFKLDRMNHQDFKTKVGRFPLLDTRLSSSMQKEQPCLRESGPCATSSKNAKNKSNSMILLAIRGTKDADDSSGTGSRCSSEKDSGYSDGSDWHQTDVEDHRGNKSQSRGSEHAETSQPGQNKDIGQGNPGNPTLMPAGRELPPIYINNNMVLKQPDMIQKRGQLPWRNENRETSSSGAAHIIIFQQPSLLPATLEHQKPLSQMSNVTGKKINGTYLPILNSYARIAPHPSKKPLDTFSWNDESQNLSKRVCTEHKSDDTPVTRSLPEQHLYKQSKLAVLMSELPCSSSTRDIQSSSSPTTVPSSQSSPSGTGLYTTSSILTTRDLPRNSTTNTRHRRFLNTVEILRQSGLLDITLRTQELLRQSNATERNIAQLRQHTELLYQAASNPSGSLSGITAWQHLQRAMAESGSYPSLKILQNVQILCHPDSSSQPVSISTGKANGPQAAESSEVPPSRLLTTLPDPNSEQGRELKGGDKSSENVTFMLPDSSTG, from the exons GCTCCAGTATGCAGAAGGAACAACCTTGCTTGCGCGAGAGCGGCCCTTGTGCTACATCCAGCAAGAATGCTAAAAATAAGAGCAACAGTATGATTCTGCTGGCAATACGTGGTACTAAAGACGCAGACGACTCCAGTGGTACGGGCTCCCGCTGCAGTTCAGAAAAAGACTCTGGTTACTCTG ACGGCTCAGACTGGCACCAGACAGATGTGGAGGACCATCGGGGCAACAAAAGCCAGTCCAGAGGCAGCGAGCATGCAGAAACGTCACAGCCAGGTCAAAACAAAGACATTGGGCAAGGGAATCCTGGGAATCCTACCCTGATGCCAGCAGGCCGCGAGCTTCCACCCAtctacatcaacaacaacatggTGCTTAAGCAG CCGGATATGATCCAGAAAAGAGGCCAGCTACCTTGGAGAAATGAAAACAGGGAAACCAGCAGTTCTGGTGCTGCccatattattattttccagCAGCCTAGTTTGTTGCCGGCCACCCTCGAGCACCAAAAGCCCTTGTCCCAGATGTCCAATGTCACAGggaagaaaataaatggcacttATCTGCCCATTCTCAACTCCTACGCACGGATTGCACCACACCCCAGCAAGAAGCCACTTGATACATTTTCATGGAATGATGAATCCCAGAACCTGAGCAAGAGGGTATGCACAGAACACAAGAGTGATGACACACCTGTGACCAGGAGTCTACCTGAGCAGCACCTTTATAAGCAATCCAAATTAGCAGTCTTAATGTCTGAGCTGccttgttcctcttcaaccagAGATATTCAGTCGTCCTCCAGTCCTACTACTGTCCCCTCGAGCCAAAGCTCCCCATCTGGGACTGGTCTGTACACTACATCCTCCATCCTCACAACCAGAGATCTTCCAAGAAACAGCACCACCAATACTCGCCATCGCCGTTTCCTCAACACAGTAGAAATTCTCAGACAATCAGGTCTGCTGGACATTACACTGCGCACGCAGGAACTGCTGCGCCAGAGTAACGCCACAGAGCGGAACATTGCCCAGCTCCGCCAACACACAGAGCTACTGTACCAGGCTGCCAGCAACCCCAGCGGCAGCCTGAGCGGTATCACAGCCTGGCAACATCTGCAACGAGCCATGGCCGAGTCTGGCAGCTACCCCAGCCTTAAAATCCTGCAAAATGTACAAATCCTGTGTCATCCAGATTCTTCCAGTCAACCAGTGAGTATTTCCACAGGTAAAGCCAATGGGCCACAAGCTGCAGAGAGCTCCGAGGTGCCACCATCTCGCCTTCTCACTACTCTACCTGACCCAAACTCAGAACAAGGCAGGGAGCTCAAGGGCGGAGATAAATCTTCAGAGAACGTCACCTTTATGCTTCCTGACAGTTCTACCGGTTAG